Part of the Thermococcus sp. 18S1 genome, TTGAGCGCGAGAGCACGGAGCTCCTTCGGCTTATCCGAGAGTCTTTCAACCTCGTTCTCAAGGGCCTCGATGTCTGCAGGAGATGGTTTCCAGAAGATGCATCTCTCACGGGCCTTCTTTTCGAGCTTTGGAGCGAGTCTGAGGGCCTTGTACACGTTTTCAAGGAGCTCCTCTCCGGTTCTGGCCTTGGCTATACCATCAACGATGTCGTAGGCGTACTCTCCAAAGTTCTCATCGACCAGATAGCTGAGGTACTTTCCGATGTTCCTAATCCAATCCTCCATGGGGAACACCGTACTAGCATAGTGCGGAAACAATATTTAAATATTATTCAAGGCAGTTAGGTTAAATTTATTAAGTATTTGACCTTAATATCGAAATGGTGAGAGAATGAGGTATGTGGTCACCGTAGGGGAGCACGTCAATCACATTTTCCAGAATGGGGAATTAATACTGCCTGAGAGAATCAAGGAAGGAAAACCGCAAATCGGCAGTGCGGTAGTGCTTTATTCAATACGGGAAGACGCTACTGAGGAGTACCGCGAGAAGGTACTCTCCCGTGTTCGGGATGCGGAGGAGGGATTCAAAAGCTTAGGAATTCCTGTGGCCACGCTAGAAGTCAAAGAGCCGTACCTGTTCCGGGAGAGAATAGAGGAGTTTAAGAGGCTTATAATTCCCGAAACGGTAATAAACATAACTGGTGGAAGGCGAATAGTGGGGTACGAACTTCTCTATGCGGCCGTTCTCGTCAGAAATGAGAACCCTAAAGCAATAAAATCCGTCTTTTACGTTACCGAAAAAGGCGGTGTTATAGAGTTCCCCGTAGTGGATCCGAGGAGCAATCTCACGCCGCTGGAGCTTCAGATTTTAAGGATTGTTCAGGAACACATGAGGGAAACCAGGCGGCCAATGAACCTCACGGAACTCAAGAACAGGCTTGAATTCATCAACGACTCAACGTACTCACTGCCCTTTATAAGTGAATACGTTTCTCGCCTGGAGAGAAAAGGCTACGTTAAAAAACAGCGGAGGGGAAGGAGGAAGTTTGTAGTTCCCCTTGTGTGACTAAAATCACATCACAACTGACTTCATATTTTTTAACTCCTGTAATGTACTTGGTTCTCTCATCAGTCTCGGAAGGATAGCTTTTTCTTGCCCCCATCAACCTTCACCATCCCAAACCCGATCGAGTTCTTCTCCCCGAAGCCTGCCATATAACCGGCCCGTAGGAGCCCCTCGTCGCCCTTCGCGCGGAAGATCAAATGCCACGCGATCTGAAAGATTCCCGGCTTTACCTCGAAGCGTTTGGGCTTGGCGTTGAGCACCTTCATATCGAAATCTTCCGGCGGCCTCTCGGCGTATATCGCGAGGTACTTCTCCCGCAGGTTCTCGCGTATCAGTTCGTAGAACTCCGGTTCTGAGGGGCTGAGGTCGTAGCTCCTCGGCCTGCCGAACTGAACCTTTCTGGTTGTCACGGCTATCGGCGAAAGCGTCACAAACTTCCTCCCACTCAGCCTCTCTGGTTCCGCCAGGGCCTTGACCTCCTCCACCACGAACCTCTCGCCCCAGAGCTCGACCTCCGGCCCCTGGAGCAGGCCGGTGATGAACGCCTCAGCTATCTCCGGAACTGCCGTTGAGAAGTAGAAGAAACCGTGGCCGTGGCCGAGCAGAGAGCTTCTGTCATCCGCGAGCTTTCGCTTCTCTGCCATGAACAGCGAAAACGTGAAGAGCTTCGGTATCTTCGGCGAGTGGAGACGGAGGCTCAGATCGGAATTCACCCGTTGAATCC contains:
- a CDS encoding DNA-binding protein — its product is MRYVVTVGEHVNHIFQNGELILPERIKEGKPQIGSAVVLYSIREDATEEYREKVLSRVRDAEEGFKSLGIPVATLEVKEPYLFRERIEEFKRLIIPETVINITGGRRIVGYELLYAAVLVRNENPKAIKSVFYVTEKGGVIEFPVVDPRSNLTPLELQILRIVQEHMRETRRPMNLTELKNRLEFINDSTYSLPFISEYVSRLERKGYVKKQRRGRRKFVVPLV
- the cas6 gene encoding CRISPR-associated endoribonuclease Cas6 produces the protein MVRFLIRLRPENEPFRIPFNHQHMLQGLIYRRIQRVNSDLSLRLHSPKIPKLFTFSLFMAEKRKLADDRSSLLGHGHGFFYFSTAVPEIAEAFITGLLQGPEVELWGERFVVEEVKALAEPERLSGRKFVTLSPIAVTTRKVQFGRPRSYDLSPSEPEFYELIRENLREKYLAIYAERPPEDFDMKVLNAKPKRFEVKPGIFQIAWHLIFRAKGDEGLLRAGYMAGFGEKNSIGFGMVKVDGGKKKLSFRD